Proteins encoded in a region of the Solanum dulcamara chromosome 9, daSolDulc1.2, whole genome shotgun sequence genome:
- the LOC129902872 gene encoding bZIP transcription factor 29-like isoform X2 has translation MSSHNFGVGAASHLRSLSQSSIFSNSCLPPLSPFPPSEPSMVSAHSSLKDISMEEVDVSSQGPGVVSSFTRDGLPPRKGHRRSNSDVPLGFSAMIQSSPQLMPISGQKVLGRAGSLGDSNGKIDVEGIGERKSRGEVTDELLFSYMNLENIETLNGSGTEDRDKDSIVSGTKASGCDSSNNEAESVLKGNAVSIQPTSLREGTKRSADANIAPAARHFRSLSMDSAIGSFHYGDESPNLPTSVLIRSGQLSPSNSGNESSSKHNLDFGNAEFSEAEMKKIMADERLAEIAVSDPKRAKRILANRLSAARSKERKTRYISELEHKVQKLQTETTTLSTQVTILQKNFVEISSLNSELKFRIQAMEQQAQLRDALHEALTAEVQRLKLAAGEHREEGRLPNNMTQQMPVKHNMFQMQRQQPSQMQQLSVGKASAASATPASA, from the exons ATGAGTAGTCATAATTTTGGTGTTGGAGCTGCTTCTCATCTGAGGTCTTTATCTCAATCGAGCATTTTCTCTAATAGTTGTTTGCCCCCACTTAGCCCTTTCCCTCCTAGTGAGCCGTCGATGGTGTCGGCTCATTCTAGCTTGAAGGACATATCTATGGAGGAAGTAGATGTGAGTTCTCAAGGTCCAGGAGTTGTGTCTTCCTTTACAAGGGATGGTCTTCCTCCTCGGAAGGGGCATCGTCGATCTAATAGTGATGTTCCATTGGGATTCTCAGCTATGATTCAGTCTTCACCTCAGCTGATGCCTATAAGTGGCCAGAAAGTTTTAGGGAGAGCAGGGAGTCTTGGGGATAGCAATGGAAAGATTGATGTAGAGGGGATTGGTGAGAGGAAATCAAGGGGAGAGGTTACGGATGAGTTATTGTTTTCCTACATgaatttagaaaatatagagACATTGAACGGTTCTGGCACGGAGGATAGAGATAAGGACAGCATTGTCAGTGGGACAAAGGCAAGCGGTTGTGACAGCAGCAATAATGAAGCAGAAAGTGTTTTGAAAGGGAACGCTGTTAGCATCCAGCCAACAAGTTTAAGGGAAGGAACCAAGAGGAGCGCCGATGCTAATATTGCTCCAGCTGCGCGTCACTTTAGGAGTCTTTCCATGGATAGTGCTATTGGAAGTTTTCACTATGGCGACGAGTCACCAAACTTACCAACTTCTGTGCTGATACGTTCCGGTCAGCTTTCACCAAGTAATTCAGGAAATGAAAGTTCGAGCAAGCACAATCTTGACTTCGGAAATGCTGAATTTAGTGAAGCTGAGATGAAGAAGATTATGGCAGATGAAAGACTTGCTGAGATTGCAGTATCAGATCCTAAGCGTGCTAAAAG GATACTGGCTAATCGTTTGTCTGCTGCTCGATCCAAGGAGCGCAAAACGCGTTACATCTCAGAATTGGAACACAAGGTTCAAAAGCTACAGACAGAAACAACTACCTTATCCACACAAGTTACCATCCTGCAG AAAAATTTTGTGGAGATTTCAAGCCTGAACAGTGAGCTGAAATTCCGCATTCAAGCCATGGAACAACAGGCACAACTTAGAGATG CTCTGCATGAAGCATTAACTGCTGAAGTCCAGCGTTTAAAGCTTGCAGCTGGGGAACATAGGGAGGAAGGACGGTTGCCTAATAACATGACACAACAGATGCCAGTGAAGCATAATATGTTCCAGATGCAGCGTCAGCAGCCTAGTCAAATGCAGCAATTATCTGTTGGGAAAGCATCCGCAGCTTCAGCAACACCTGCATCCGCCTAG
- the LOC129902872 gene encoding bZIP transcription factor 30-like isoform X3: MVSAHSSLKDISMEEVDVSSQGPGVVSSFTRDGLPPRKGHRRSNSDVPLGFSAMIQSSPQLMPISGQKVLGRAGSLGDSNGKIDVEGIGERKSRGEVTDELLFSYMNLENIETLNGSGTEDRDKDSIVSGTKASGCDSSNNEAESVLKGNAVSIQPTSLREGTKRSADANIAPAARHFRSLSMDSAIGSFHYGDESPNLPTSVLIRSGQLSPSNSGNESSSKHNLDFGNAEFSEAEMKKIMADERLAEIAVSDPKRAKRILANRLSAARSKERKTRYISELEHKVQKLQTETTTLSTQVTILQKNFVEISSLNSELKFRIQAMEQQAQLRDALHEALTAEVQRLKLAAGEHREEGRLPNNMTQQMPVKHNMFQMQRQQPSQMQQLSVGKASAASATPASA, from the exons ATGGTGTCGGCTCATTCTAGCTTGAAGGACATATCTATGGAGGAAGTAGATGTGAGTTCTCAAGGTCCAGGAGTTGTGTCTTCCTTTACAAGGGATGGTCTTCCTCCTCGGAAGGGGCATCGTCGATCTAATAGTGATGTTCCATTGGGATTCTCAGCTATGATTCAGTCTTCACCTCAGCTGATGCCTATAAGTGGCCAGAAAGTTTTAGGGAGAGCAGGGAGTCTTGGGGATAGCAATGGAAAGATTGATGTAGAGGGGATTGGTGAGAGGAAATCAAGGGGAGAGGTTACGGATGAGTTATTGTTTTCCTACATgaatttagaaaatatagagACATTGAACGGTTCTGGCACGGAGGATAGAGATAAGGACAGCATTGTCAGTGGGACAAAGGCAAGCGGTTGTGACAGCAGCAATAATGAAGCAGAAAGTGTTTTGAAAGGGAACGCTGTTAGCATCCAGCCAACAAGTTTAAGGGAAGGAACCAAGAGGAGCGCCGATGCTAATATTGCTCCAGCTGCGCGTCACTTTAGGAGTCTTTCCATGGATAGTGCTATTGGAAGTTTTCACTATGGCGACGAGTCACCAAACTTACCAACTTCTGTGCTGATACGTTCCGGTCAGCTTTCACCAAGTAATTCAGGAAATGAAAGTTCGAGCAAGCACAATCTTGACTTCGGAAATGCTGAATTTAGTGAAGCTGAGATGAAGAAGATTATGGCAGATGAAAGACTTGCTGAGATTGCAGTATCAGATCCTAAGCGTGCTAAAAG GATACTGGCTAATCGTTTGTCTGCTGCTCGATCCAAGGAGCGCAAAACGCGTTACATCTCAGAATTGGAACACAAGGTTCAAAAGCTACAGACAGAAACAACTACCTTATCCACACAAGTTACCATCCTGCAG AAAAATTTTGTGGAGATTTCAAGCCTGAACAGTGAGCTGAAATTCCGCATTCAAGCCATGGAACAACAGGCACAACTTAGAGATG CTCTGCATGAAGCATTAACTGCTGAAGTCCAGCGTTTAAAGCTTGCAGCTGGGGAACATAGGGAGGAAGGACGGTTGCCTAATAACATGACACAACAGATGCCAGTGAAGCATAATATGTTCCAGATGCAGCGTCAGCAGCCTAGTCAAATGCAGCAATTATCTGTTGGGAAAGCATCCGCAGCTTCAGCAACACCTGCATCCGCCTAG
- the LOC129902872 gene encoding bZIP transcription factor 29-like isoform X1 has product MAQSNSKRPMSSHNFGVGAASHLRSLSQSSIFSNSCLPPLSPFPPSEPSMVSAHSSLKDISMEEVDVSSQGPGVVSSFTRDGLPPRKGHRRSNSDVPLGFSAMIQSSPQLMPISGQKVLGRAGSLGDSNGKIDVEGIGERKSRGEVTDELLFSYMNLENIETLNGSGTEDRDKDSIVSGTKASGCDSSNNEAESVLKGNAVSIQPTSLREGTKRSADANIAPAARHFRSLSMDSAIGSFHYGDESPNLPTSVLIRSGQLSPSNSGNESSSKHNLDFGNAEFSEAEMKKIMADERLAEIAVSDPKRAKRILANRLSAARSKERKTRYISELEHKVQKLQTETTTLSTQVTILQKNFVEISSLNSELKFRIQAMEQQAQLRDALHEALTAEVQRLKLAAGEHREEGRLPNNMTQQMPVKHNMFQMQRQQPSQMQQLSVGKASAASATPASA; this is encoded by the exons atgGCTCAGTCTAATTCTAAGCGACCTATGAGTAGTCATAATTTTGGTGTTGGAGCTGCTTCTCATCTGAGGTCTTTATCTCAATCGAGCATTTTCTCTAATAGTTGTTTGCCCCCACTTAGCCCTTTCCCTCCTAGTGAGCCGTCGATGGTGTCGGCTCATTCTAGCTTGAAGGACATATCTATGGAGGAAGTAGATGTGAGTTCTCAAGGTCCAGGAGTTGTGTCTTCCTTTACAAGGGATGGTCTTCCTCCTCGGAAGGGGCATCGTCGATCTAATAGTGATGTTCCATTGGGATTCTCAGCTATGATTCAGTCTTCACCTCAGCTGATGCCTATAAGTGGCCAGAAAGTTTTAGGGAGAGCAGGGAGTCTTGGGGATAGCAATGGAAAGATTGATGTAGAGGGGATTGGTGAGAGGAAATCAAGGGGAGAGGTTACGGATGAGTTATTGTTTTCCTACATgaatttagaaaatatagagACATTGAACGGTTCTGGCACGGAGGATAGAGATAAGGACAGCATTGTCAGTGGGACAAAGGCAAGCGGTTGTGACAGCAGCAATAATGAAGCAGAAAGTGTTTTGAAAGGGAACGCTGTTAGCATCCAGCCAACAAGTTTAAGGGAAGGAACCAAGAGGAGCGCCGATGCTAATATTGCTCCAGCTGCGCGTCACTTTAGGAGTCTTTCCATGGATAGTGCTATTGGAAGTTTTCACTATGGCGACGAGTCACCAAACTTACCAACTTCTGTGCTGATACGTTCCGGTCAGCTTTCACCAAGTAATTCAGGAAATGAAAGTTCGAGCAAGCACAATCTTGACTTCGGAAATGCTGAATTTAGTGAAGCTGAGATGAAGAAGATTATGGCAGATGAAAGACTTGCTGAGATTGCAGTATCAGATCCTAAGCGTGCTAAAAG GATACTGGCTAATCGTTTGTCTGCTGCTCGATCCAAGGAGCGCAAAACGCGTTACATCTCAGAATTGGAACACAAGGTTCAAAAGCTACAGACAGAAACAACTACCTTATCCACACAAGTTACCATCCTGCAG AAAAATTTTGTGGAGATTTCAAGCCTGAACAGTGAGCTGAAATTCCGCATTCAAGCCATGGAACAACAGGCACAACTTAGAGATG CTCTGCATGAAGCATTAACTGCTGAAGTCCAGCGTTTAAAGCTTGCAGCTGGGGAACATAGGGAGGAAGGACGGTTGCCTAATAACATGACACAACAGATGCCAGTGAAGCATAATATGTTCCAGATGCAGCGTCAGCAGCCTAGTCAAATGCAGCAATTATCTGTTGGGAAAGCATCCGCAGCTTCAGCAACACCTGCATCCGCCTAG